The Azospirillum thermophilum genome contains the following window.
CCCGGTGACCAGCGGCGGCGCGGCCCGCGGCTCCGGCCCGAACAGGACGGAGGCGCCGTTCTGCAGGATGATGCCGACCGCGATGGTGCTGATGAAGACCGCGACCGGCGGCCGGCCGCGCAGCGGCAGATAGGCCACGGCGGCAAGCAGCAGTCCCAGCCCCGCCATCAGCGCCATCACCAGCGGCAACAGCAGCAGGCCCGGCAGCGGCACCGCCTGCGCCACCGGCGGGGCGAGCGCCACCGCCAGCAGCCCGCCGGCCATGACGAGGTCGCCCTGCGCGAAATTCACCGCCGCGGTGGCGTTCAGCACCAGGACGAAGCCGAGCGCCACCAGCGCATAGGCCGCCCCCAGCGCGACCCCGTTCAGGAGGAGCTGGAGGGCGGTCATGGCCTTACTTCACCACGCCCGTGACGTTGTCGTAGCGCTTCGCCACCGCCGGCACGCGCGAGGTGCCGTCGAAGCAGACGATGACGGCGGAATGCGCCATGTTCCCCTTGCCGTCCGAGGCATAGGTCATGGCGAGGCCCCGGTAGCTGGTGGCGGACAGCGCCTTGCGGATCTCCTCGGGCGTGCGGGCGCCGGCCCTGGCCGCCTCCACCGCCATGCGCATGCCGTCATACTGGCCGAGCGCGAAGGCGTCCGGCTCCGCATTGAAGGCGGCGCGGTAGGCGCGGGTGAACGACTCCATCTCCGGCGAGCCGCCGGAAATGGGCGAGGCGGCGGTCTCCGCGCACACGCCCTTCAATTCGGCCGGCTCCAGCAGGGCGGCCGTGCTCGGCTGGTGCATGGCGGAGCCGGCGACGATCGGCACCGTCACCCCGTTGGCCGCCGCCTGCCGCAGCAGCAGCGCCGTCGGTCCGGCATGGAGGTGCAGCACCAGCACGTCGGGATTGGCGGCGAGCGCCTTGGTCAGCACCGGCAGCAGGTCCTTGGCGGCGGGATCGACCCCCTCCTCGAACACCGGCTCGACGCCCAGCGCCTTGAAGGCGGCGGCGAGGTGGGTCCGGCCGCTCTGGCCATAGGCGGTGGTCTGGTAGATGACCGCCGGCCGCGTCCTGCCCAGCTCCTCCACCACATAGCGGGCATGGGCGGTCTTGGTCACCGCGTCGCCGGGGAAGAAGCGGAAGACCCAGGGATTGCCCTGTTCCGTGATCGAGGCGGTGCCGGACACGGTGATCAGCGGCAGCTTCAGCTCCGCCGCCAGCGGCAGCATGGCGAGCATCTGGGTGCCCAGCATGCTGGCCGCCACGCCGGCCACCCGGCCGCGCCCGGCCGCCCGCTCCAGCGCCGTCACCGCGGCTTCGGGCGAGGTGCCGGTATCGATCACCTCGCCGGCCACGGCGACGTCGGGCGGGGCCTCCTTCAGCGCCAGCAGCGCGCCGTTGCGCTGGCTGGTGCCTTCCAGCGACAGGAAGCCGGTCAGCGGCACCAGGACCGGGAAGGCGGCGGGCTCCCCCGATCCGGCCGCGCGGGCCGCCGGAGGGGCAGCCGTGGCGAGGGCCGATCCTGCGATCAGGGAGGCCGCGATCAGGGAGTGGGTAAGCCGCCGCATGTCGTCTCTCCTCCTGCTGCCCGGGCATGGCGGGCGGGGAGGCCGTCGCGAGGAGGATGCCGGTCCGGCGGTTCTCGAGAACGGGCGGCTCCCTTCGCCGGCATGACCCGGATCAGGTTCGATGGGTGTCTCTCAGCCCGCGTCGCCGCAGGCACCCCAGCCGTGTGGTGGCGCGAGAGTTGGACCGGGGCGGGCGGCTTGTCAACCCCGGTCCTTGGCCCTGCCCTTCGATCCGGCGCTCACCCCAGCTCGAAGGTGGTGACGCCGAACAGCCGGCTGGTGTCGACGGCGGGAGCCGGCCCGAGATACATGCGGGCGGTCTCGAACTGCGGCGTCAGCCCCAGCTCCTCCGCCAGGCGGACGGCCGGGGCGTTGACCTCCGGCACGTCGAGGTAGACCGGCCCCTCCCCCGCCTGCTCCGCGAGCGCCAGCAGCAGGTCGCGGGCCGTGGCGTCGTCGTCGGCATAGAGCGGGCCGATCTTGTGGCCGCTGTGGCAGGGCCGGATGACGCCGAAGCCCGCGAGGCCGCCGTCCCGCAGAGCGGCGAGCGCCGTCGTCCCAGGCAGGGCGATCCAGTTGGCGAGGAAGCCCGGCCGCGGGG
Protein-coding sequences here:
- a CDS encoding branched-chain amino acid ABC transporter permease, which gives rise to MTALQLLLNGVALGAAYALVALGFVLVLNATAAVNFAQGDLVMAGGLLAVALAPPVAQAVPLPGLLLLPLVMALMAGLGLLLAAVAYLPLRGRPPVAVFISTIAVGIILQNGASVLFGPEPRAAPPLVTGQTLRVGDLVVPEQSLAIVAVAALLIGLQQWVFGRTQLGRRLRATAQDPEMARACGVPVTGMILLTFAIAAAFAGRRACCSPTAIS
- a CDS encoding ABC transporter substrate-binding protein; translated protein: MRRLTHSLIAASLIAGSALATAAPPAARAAGSGEPAAFPVLVPLTGFLSLEGTSQRNGALLALKEAPPDVAVAGEVIDTGTSPEAAVTALERAAGRGRVAGVAASMLGTQMLAMLPLAAELKLPLITVSGTASITEQGNPWVFRFFPGDAVTKTAHARYVVEELGRTRPAVIYQTTAYGQSGRTHLAAAFKALGVEPVFEEGVDPAAKDLLPVLTKALAANPDVLVLHLHAGPTALLLRQAAANGVTVPIVAGSAMHQPSTAALLEPAELKGVCAETAASPISGGSPEMESFTRAYRAAFNAEPDAFALGQYDGMRMAVEAARAGARTPEEIRKALSATSYRGLAMTYASDGKGNMAHSAVIVCFDGTSRVPAVAKRYDNVTGVVK